A stretch of Argiope bruennichi chromosome 10, qqArgBrue1.1, whole genome shotgun sequence DNA encodes these proteins:
- the LOC129988828 gene encoding acetylcholinesterase-1-like, giving the protein MKIITLVYLIAILWPASGISGPVVTTPLGKIEGVISTFGVKPVKMFLGVPFAQPPLGNLRFLKPQPVQPWSDVYQAKTQPPACMQYSESPFPWYDNMTGKSEDCLYLNIYAPVSVGYKFAVIFWIYGGGFTFGSNRMEVYDARPLVAQGGVIVVTINYRLGALGFLTSNTSDAPGNMAMYDMMMALRWVNDYIEYFGGDKDRITIAGESAGSIAVSALCISPLSRGMFSRAIMQSASIIMFKYNELGYNLDLSERLAEAVGCATKNFTIYNHPTEVVQCLRTKNATYLTKTLWSFNPLSARSFFTQYGDEFLPNNAIDDIKNGNFQNVPLLAGDVGDEGAFQITTAHPDQFGFFGEKDPKVNKTYANSLLEGLFKNYTDPQKYIDFYLKDVPDEDYDLIRSQLSAAFGDSSILCETVYFAESYAERKNDVYYYFFTYRPSNSPWAKWMGAVHFEDVQFVFGRPVRVRSKEYDTKDIWVSEQVMKIWANFAKNGRPGVYPEWPKYSKENHTYYTIDTDTFGDLGTGPHLESCNMLRSYFGF; this is encoded by the exons ATGAAGATCATAACTCTGGTATACTTGATAGCAATATTATGGCCCGCATCAGGAATTTCAGGTCCAGTGGTAACCACACCATTGGGTAAAATCGAAGGAGTTATATCTACATTTGGTGTTAAGCCAGTAAAAATGTTTCTTGGAGTACCCTTCGCCCAGCCTCCACTTGGGAATCTGAGATTTCTGAAACCACAGCCGGTACAACCCTGGAGTGATGTCTATCAAGCAAAGACCCAACCACCAGCTTGCATGCAGTATTCAGAATCCCCGTTCCCATGGTATGATAACATGACTGGTAAAAGTGAAGAttgtctttatttaaatatatatgcaccGGTCTCTGTAGGATATAAGTTCGCAGTAATTTTTTGGATTTATGGTGGAGGGTTCACTTTTGGATCGAATCGTATGGAAGTGTATGACGCCAGACCTTTAGTAGCGCAAGGAGGAGTCATTGTGGTAACTATCAACTACCGTTTGGGAGCGCTTGGTTTTCTTACTTCAAACACAAGCGATGCCCCAGGAAATATGG cTATGTACGATATGATGATGGCGCTCCGGTGGGTGAATGACTACATTGAATATTTTGGAGGTGACAAAGACCGCATCACTATTGCTGGAGAAAGTGCGGGGTCCATAGCCGTTAGCGCACTGTGCATTTCTCCGCTGTCCAGAGGCATGTTCAGTCGAGCTATCATGCAGAGTGCATCAATCATTATGTTCAAATACAATGAGTTGGGTTACAACTTGGATCTCAGTGAGCGTCTAGCAGAAGCTGTAGGCTGTGCAACAAAGAATTTCACTATTTATAATCATCCGACCGAAGTCGTCCAATGTTTGAGAA ctAAAAATGCCACATATCTGACGAAAACTCTGTGGTCTTTCAATCCACTCTCAGCTCGATCTTTCTTCACTCAGTACGGCGATGAATTTCTACCGAATAATGCTATAGACGACATCAAAAACGGCAACTTCCAAAATGTCCCACTCCTCGCTGGAGATGTCGGAGATGAAGGAGCTTTTCAGATTACCACAGCACATCCCGATCAGTTCGGTTTCTTTGGCGAAAAAGATCCAAAAGTCAACAAAACTTACGCCAACAGCCTTCTGGAAGGcctctttaaaaattacactgaTCCACAAAAATATATCGATTTCTATTTGAAAGATGTGCCTGATGAAGACTATGACCTAATTAGAAGTCAACTTTCCGCTGCATTTGGAGACAGCAGCATCTTGTGTGAGACGGTGTATTTTGCTGAGAGCTATGCCGAGAGGAAAAATGATGTCTACTATTACTTTTTCACTTATCGCCCTTCCAATTCACCTTGGGCAAAATGGATGGGAGCGGTGCATTTTGAAGATGTGCAGTTCGTTTTCGGTCGACCCGTCAGGGTACGAAGCAAGGAATACGATACAAAGGACATTTGGGTTAGTGAACAAGTAATGAAAATATGGGCAAACTTCGCAAAAAATGG GCGTCCTGGCGTATATCCCGAATGGCCAAAATACTCTAAAGAAAATCATACCTATTACACTATAGATACAGACACATTTGGTGATCTTGGCACAGGTCCTCACTTGGAAAGCTGCAACATGCTGAGAAGTTATTTTGGTTTTTAG